TTGAAGGAGATGATAAATAATGGCTGATAAAGATTTTGTGCAATTACAGGAAAATTTACATAATCATACTGAAGATTTGGTATTAGAAGAATTAGAAAATATATTAAGCAAGGATAAATTCTCTCATGTATGCCAGTGTGAACAATGTTTATTAGATATGGCATCTTTTACTTTAAATAGAATACCTGCAAAATATATCGCAAGTCATACTGGAAGCATTCATGCTAAATTAAATGAATTTGAGCAACAATATATGGTAGATATCACTTCTACTATAACTAAAGCCATCCAGATAGTTGCTAAAAATCCAAGACATAATGAGAAATAAACAAAGTCAAAAGGGCACGGTTAACTAAAACCGTACCCTTTTTTTAAGTTTATTTGATTTAATTTTTAAACATAAAGTCTTTCAAAAATATCTCTTAAATGCTTATTTTCTCTCAAAATTTCAAGAGAAATTTCAGCATGTCCTTTAGTATAACCATTTCCTACTATCATTTCTACATCTTTACCTACACCTTCAGCACCTAAGGCCGCTTTTGTAAAGCTTGTTGCCATACTGAAGAAATAGACTAATCCTCCATCTTTAGTTGGAAGAATTGAACCCATTTCTGTATTAGGTATGTTTACATTATTGATTACTACATCAACTAACTCACCATCAGTGGCTTCCTGTACTAACTCAAGAACTTCAAGTGGGTTAGTAGCATCTCCCTGTAAAACTTCATCTGCCAATCCAAGTTCTTCTATTCTTTCAGTACTGGAATCACTATGGCCCATTCCGAGAACTTTTCCTGTTACTCCTGCTCTCTTATGAGCTTCATGGAGACAGAGCATACCTGACTTTCCTCCAGCACCTATAATTAGAACATTATCTCCAGGTTCAACTAATTTAGCAGTTTGAGCTGCTGCTCCTGCTACATCAAGTACAGCTAATGCCAATGTTTCTTCCATATCTTCTGGAAGCTTAGCATAAATTCCACTTTCAAAAAGAATTGCTTTTCCATCAATATGCACCTGATCAATATCTTTTTTAACTTCCTTAATCTTATCTATACGAAGAGGTGTCAGTGAAAGAGAGACTAAAGTTGCTATTTTATCTCCAACCTCTATATCTCTATCTTCAAGTGCTGGCCCTATTTTTTCTACAGTACCAATTAACATTCCTCCAGAACCAGTTACTGGGTTATGATGTTTTCCTCTTTCAGCAACTATTTCTTTCATTTTTTCTTTTATTTTGGCTACATCTCCACCAGCTTCTTCTTCAATTTGAGTAAAACTGGCTGAATCAATATTAAGAGTCTGAACATCAATCAAAATCTCATTATCATAAATCTCCATATTATTGTCAATTTTGTCAGCTGGCTGAGGTAAAACTCCTTTTGGTTCTAAAACACGGTGAACTCCATACTTGTTTCCTTTTTTCATAAATTATCACACCTTTCTGATTTTTTAAATTATTTTTATTAAAAAAACAGGGAATATCATTTTTTTATTCCCTGTTTGTTAAACTCAGGTGTCTAAATTATTTAAGACCTAAAATTTCTCTAGCTTCATCAGGAGTAGCAACTTCTCTGCCAAGTTCATCAGCTAATCTTACTATTCTTTCTACCAATTGAGCATTACTTTCAGCTAATTCACCTTTTTTATAATAAATATTATCTTCAAAACCAACTCTGGCATGTCCGCCCATCATAATTGCATGGGTGGCCATTGGAAGTTGATGTCTCCCAACCCCAGCTACTGTCCAACTTGCCTCTTCTGGAATCTGGTCTACCATAAAGCTTAAATTTTTAACTGAGGCTTTCATGGCTCCTGGAACTCCAAGTACAAAATCAAAATGCATATGTTTATTTAAAAGCCCTTTTTTCTTTAGATAAAGAGCATTATGAATATGACCTGGTTCAAAACATTCTAATTCTGGTAAAATATCTAATTTATCCATTTCTTCCGCAAAATTTTTCATAAGTGGTAAATCATTTACAAAAACATCATTACCAAAATTAGTAGTACCACAATCTAAAGTTGCCATTTCTGGTTCTAAATAGACTGGTTGGATTCTTTCTTCCCAACTCATCCCGGCAGCACCACCAGTAGATGGTTGAACAATCGCTTTAACATTTTTTTCTTCCATTGCTTTTAAAGCATCTGCAAAAACTTCTTTGCTTTGAGTTGGATTGCCTTCTTCATCTCGAACATGAACATGAATAATTGAAGCTCCTGCTTCTTCAGCTTTCTTAGCTTCTTCAGCTAATTCTTCAGCTGTGATAGGCAAATTAGGATTGTCTTCTTTAGTAACTTCAGCACCACAAATAGCTGCTGTTATTATTAACTTTTCCATTTATTTAACCCTCCCTAATTTCTCTGCTTATCTTCTGGAACGACACAGGTTCCGCTTGCTTTACATACAACTATAGGCTCTTCAAGTACATCACAGGCTGAATCAGCTTCAGCATCTTCTGCAGGTTTTATAACTTTTTTAGCAACAAACTCCATTTTGCGGGAAGTGTTACCTTTCTCTACAATTTTCCCTGTTGCTTCAATATAATCACCAGCATAAACTGGAGCTGTGAATTCTACATCATCATAGGCTAAAAACAGTCCCTCATCACCATCATTTCTAATAAGAAGTTCTGTAGCAACATCTCCAAACAATTCTAACATTTTCGCCCCATCTACTAAATTACCAGCATAGTGGGCATCATTAGTCCCCATTCTTAATCTAATCATAACTTCTTCCATAATTTATACCTCCTAAAATAATTACACTAATCATTTTCTTCTTCATCAAGTTTTTGGACAATATATGAGGCAACATCAGGTGGAACAGTTCCCGGTCCAAATCCTGCATCAAAACCTAATTCTAGTGCTAATTCATGGGTGATTCTCGGTCCACCTAAAATCAATAAAAACTCATCTCTTAAATCTTCAGCTTCTAATAATTCAACAAGTTCAGTTAAATTTTTAATATGAACATCTTTTTGGGTTACAACCTGTGAAACAAGAATTGCATCAGCATCTTCTGCAACTGCTTTTTCAATAAGTTCTGAGTTAGGTACCTGACTACCCATATTAAAGGCATTAATTTCCGGGTATCTTTCCAA
The sequence above is a segment of the Halanaerobiales bacterium genome. Coding sequences within it:
- a CDS encoding late competence development ComFB family protein, whose amino-acid sequence is MADKDFVQLQENLHNHTEDLVLEELENILSKDKFSHVCQCEQCLLDMASFTLNRIPAKYIASHTGSIHAKLNEFEQQYMVDITSTITKAIQIVAKNPRHNEK
- a CDS encoding hotdog fold domain-containing protein, with the protein product MEEVMIRLRMGTNDAHYAGNLVDGAKMLELFGDVATELLIRNDGDEGLFLAYDDVEFTAPVYAGDYIEATGKIVEKGNTSRKMEFVAKKVIKPAEDAEADSACDVLEEPIVVCKASGTCVVPEDKQRN
- a CDS encoding 3-keto-5-aminohexanoate cleavage protein; amino-acid sequence: MEKLIITAAICGAEVTKEDNPNLPITAEELAEEAKKAEEAGASIIHVHVRDEEGNPTQSKEVFADALKAMEEKNVKAIVQPSTGGAAGMSWEERIQPVYLEPEMATLDCGTTNFGNDVFVNDLPLMKNFAEEMDKLDILPELECFEPGHIHNALYLKKKGLLNKHMHFDFVLGVPGAMKASVKNLSFMVDQIPEEASWTVAGVGRHQLPMATHAIMMGGHARVGFEDNIYYKKGELAESNAQLVERIVRLADELGREVATPDEAREILGLK
- a CDS encoding L-erythro-3,5-diaminohexanoate dehydrogenase; its protein translation is MKKGNKYGVHRVLEPKGVLPQPADKIDNNMEIYDNEILIDVQTLNIDSASFTQIEEEAGGDVAKIKEKMKEIVAERGKHHNPVTGSGGMLIGTVEKIGPALEDRDIEVGDKIATLVSLSLTPLRIDKIKEVKKDIDQVHIDGKAILFESGIYAKLPEDMEETLALAVLDVAGAAAQTAKLVEPGDNVLIIGAGGKSGMLCLHEAHKRAGVTGKVLGMGHSDSSTERIEELGLADEVLQGDATNPLEVLELVQEATDGELVDVVINNVNIPNTEMGSILPTKDGGLVYFFSMATSFTKAALGAEGVGKDVEMIVGNGYTKGHAEISLEILRENKHLRDIFERLYV